A genome region from Ptiloglossa arizonensis isolate GNS036 chromosome 4, iyPtiAriz1_principal, whole genome shotgun sequence includes the following:
- the LOC143146203 gene encoding uncharacterized protein LOC143146203 isoform X2, translating into MPLTRIRSVRVLSTILAHFSNLSLRKMFGSAIMLPRYVHLVLVYHAVTGLSLPTSYDQRQTGDLNVQVHLKDVQVLALLDTELLDDYTEYDYFYDYADFTVKPIVKPTTSSASTESTTPVSSSETEEEANAAETSDSVQNSTLVAEVDASLNANTTVDDVNVSSSVVPEKPNETPSIEKPDDSIDKNATLKARINDKTGNNFQVDEDPAEQSISVSSINNTTRKLTKRRCRSGYSPDGKGRCRRLSQRQLSFIPRNKADLQGKVSRYRSL; encoded by the exons ATGCCTCTCACCCGGATTCGCTCAGTCCGAGTCCTGTCGACGATCCTCGCGCATTTTTCCAACCTCTCGCTGCGGAAGATGTTCGGGTCCGCCATCATGTTACCGCGTTACGTCCACCTCGTCTTGGTTTATCACGCGGTAACCGGGCTGTCTTTACCGACGAGCTACGATCAACGGCAGACCGGCGATCTGAACGTCCAGGTCCATCTGAAGGACGTGCAAGTCCTGGCGTTGCTGGATACGGAGTTACTCGACGATTACACG GAGTACGATTACTTCTACGATTACGCCGATTTCACGGTGAAACCGATCGTCAAACCCACTACCAGCTCCGCATCGACCGAGTCCACCACTCCGGTGTCCTCTTCGGAAACCGAGGAGGAGGCTAATGCCGCAGAGACATCCGACTCCGTACAAAACTCGACTCTCGTTGCCGAAGTCGACGCATCTCTGAACGCGAACACCACCGTAGACGACGTCAACGTTTCCTCATCGGTGGTTCCTGAGAAACCAAACGAGACCCCGTCGATCGAGAAACCGGACGATTCGATCGACAAGAACGCCACGCTGAAGGCAAGAATCAACGACAAAACCGGGAACAACTTCCAGGTGGACGAAGATCCTGCGGAACAGAGCATCAGTGTATCGTCCATTAACAACACGACACGGAAATTGACCAAACGACGTTGCAGATCTGGATACTCACCGGATGGAAAGGGTCGTTGTCGTCGATTGAGTCAACGACAATTGTCATTCATACC